The Streptomyces sp. CC0208 genome window below encodes:
- a CDS encoding MFS transporter: protein MPNSSIAEQAGGPVRALRPGAVLAVTCLALATVVSAMASLSVALPDVARETHANQTQLSWIIDAYSLIFASFLLFAATLGDRFGRRRALLGGVAVFGAVSLAATFTTEPGVLIALRAVLGVAAAFVMPATLSTITSTFPRAQQARAISIWAGVAGASAALGLLASGILLEAWSWRSVFWLNAVMAAVAFIGTYLFVPESAQPGKQRIDVTGAALTVAGLGVLVYSVIEAPEHGWGSTRTLAGIAIGLAVLAAFVAWELRHPHPLLDPRLFRNKLFAAGSVSTTLQFFAFFGFIFVTMQYLQLVRGDSALMAAVSVLPMSAAMIPSARLSPLLVARRGMRGPWTVGLVLVTTGLVVLAQLDAGSSYWLVVGGLLPLGAGMGLATTPATAAITDALPPRLQNVGSAVNDLSRELGGALGIAVLGSLMSAQYRDSLDTGGLPAPVAEAARSSLAAANHIGQATGNPALIDEARDAFASGMHLALIGGAATTLLAAVVVTLLLRRPGKPGTVVPKTQTDGTDRETAAQATA, encoded by the coding sequence ATGCCCAACTCCAGCATCGCGGAGCAGGCCGGCGGACCGGTGCGCGCATTGCGCCCCGGTGCCGTTCTGGCTGTGACATGCCTGGCACTGGCGACCGTTGTATCGGCGATGGCTTCGCTGAGTGTGGCGTTGCCCGACGTCGCCCGTGAGACGCACGCCAACCAGACCCAGTTGTCGTGGATCATCGACGCCTACAGTCTGATCTTCGCTTCGTTCCTGCTGTTCGCCGCGACCCTCGGCGACCGCTTCGGCCGTCGCAGGGCACTGCTCGGCGGTGTCGCAGTGTTCGGCGCAGTGTCGCTCGCCGCGACCTTCACGACCGAGCCGGGCGTCCTGATCGCCCTGCGTGCGGTGCTGGGCGTGGCCGCCGCGTTCGTCATGCCCGCCACGCTGTCCACGATCACCAGCACGTTTCCCCGCGCCCAGCAGGCGCGTGCGATCAGCATCTGGGCGGGGGTCGCGGGCGCCAGCGCCGCGCTGGGACTGCTCGCCTCCGGAATACTGCTCGAGGCGTGGTCGTGGCGATCGGTGTTCTGGCTGAACGCCGTCATGGCCGCGGTGGCGTTCATCGGCACCTACCTCTTCGTGCCGGAATCCGCGCAGCCGGGCAAGCAGCGCATCGATGTGACCGGAGCGGCTCTCACCGTGGCGGGACTGGGGGTGCTGGTCTACTCGGTTATCGAGGCGCCCGAGCACGGCTGGGGCAGCACCCGCACCCTGGCAGGCATAGCCATCGGGCTCGCCGTCCTGGCCGCCTTCGTCGCCTGGGAGCTCAGGCACCCGCACCCCCTGCTCGATCCGCGGCTGTTCCGCAACAAGCTCTTCGCGGCCGGGTCGGTCTCGACCACCCTGCAGTTCTTCGCGTTCTTCGGGTTCATCTTCGTCACGATGCAGTACCTCCAGCTGGTGCGCGGTGACAGCGCCCTGATGGCCGCGGTGAGCGTGCTGCCGATGTCCGCGGCGATGATCCCCAGCGCCCGCCTCAGCCCGCTCCTGGTCGCCCGGCGAGGCATGCGTGGCCCCTGGACCGTCGGCCTCGTCCTGGTCACCACCGGCCTGGTCGTGCTGGCCCAGCTCGACGCCGGCAGTTCGTACTGGCTGGTGGTGGGCGGGCTCCTGCCGCTCGGTGCGGGTATGGGCCTGGCCACGACGCCGGCCACCGCGGCCATCACCGACGCCCTGCCGCCGCGTCTGCAGAACGTGGGATCCGCCGTGAACGACCTCTCACGCGAACTCGGCGGCGCCCTGGGCATCGCCGTCCTCGGCAGCCTCATGAGTGCCCAGTACCGTGACTCCCTCGACACCGGCGGCCTCCCCGCCCCGGTCGCGGAAGCGGCCCGCTCCTCCCTCGCCGCCGCCAACCACATCGGCCAGGCCACGGGCAACCCCGCACTGATCGACGAGGCCCGCGACGCCTTCGCCTCCGGCATGCACCTCGCACTCATCGGCGGCGCAGCAACCACCCTCCTGGCCGCCGTCGTCGTCACCCTCCTGCTGCGCCGTCCCGGCAAGCCCGGCACGGTCGTCCCGAAGACGCAGACCGACGGCACAGACCGGGAAACGGCCGCTCAAGCGACGGCATAG
- a CDS encoding helix-turn-helix domain-containing protein, translating to MTALRTQKVHQPGPERLPEPLEALTRAFALLGTRGTGLIITALAKGPADLHLIHERIPGLSDGLLTRRLREMTALGLVARTADPGTRTSSVYTLASHGKALLIPLTALTVWAQDHLPAKVSGGTPSLQRDRAWAKRSSTDLVHHRGGGSSRRRTVREDSAW from the coding sequence ATGACTGCGTTGCGCACCCAGAAGGTGCACCAACCCGGCCCAGAGCGGTTGCCGGAGCCACTGGAAGCCCTCACCCGGGCCTTCGCTCTCCTCGGCACACGCGGCACCGGGCTCATCATCACGGCCCTCGCCAAGGGCCCGGCCGACCTCCACCTCATTCACGAGCGCATCCCCGGCCTCAGCGACGGCCTGCTCACCCGACGCCTCCGGGAGATGACGGCCCTCGGCCTGGTGGCCCGAACCGCCGACCCGGGCACACGCACGAGCAGCGTCTACACACTCGCCTCCCACGGCAAGGCGCTCCTCATACCCCTGACCGCCCTGACCGTGTGGGCACAGGATCACCTCCCTGCGAAGGTCTCCGGGGGAACGCCATCCCTGCAACGCGACAGGGCGTGGGCGAAGCGGAGTTCCACGGACCTGGTACACCACCGAGGTGGTGGTTCAAGTCGGCGCAGAACGGTCCGGGAAGACAGTGCCTGGTAG
- a CDS encoding aminotransferase class V-fold PLP-dependent enzyme produces MKAQLPRELPEQPSQALGDDLIALLNDVVVPSSLHWQHPGFFGYFPANASLLSLLGDIASGGIGAQGMLWSTSPAGTEIEQVLLDGLADALGLGREFTFAGGGGGSLQDSASSASLAALLAALQRSNPDWREHGVDGTETVYVTAETHSSLAKAVRVAGLGARALRIVPFTQGTLSMSADALADMLAKDTAAGKRPVMVCPTVGTTGTGAIDPVREVALAARTYEAWVHVDAAWAGVAALCPEFRWLLDGVNLVDSFCTDAHKWFYTAFDASFMWVRDARALPTALSITPEYLRNAATESGEVIDYRDWQVPLGRRMRALKIWSVVHGAGLEGLRESIRGHVAMANSLAGRIESESGFALATPPSLALVCLYLVDQEGRPDDAATKAAMEAVNAEGHSFLTHTSVNGHFAIRVAIGATTTLPDHIDTLWDSLCKAARQSGG; encoded by the coding sequence GTGAAGGCGCAGCTTCCTCGTGAACTGCCCGAGCAGCCGTCCCAGGCGCTGGGCGATGATCTCATCGCCTTGCTCAACGACGTGGTCGTCCCCTCGTCGCTCCACTGGCAGCACCCGGGCTTCTTCGGCTACTTCCCAGCGAACGCGTCCCTGCTGTCGCTCCTCGGTGACATCGCATCGGGCGGGATCGGGGCGCAGGGAATGCTCTGGTCGACATCGCCGGCCGGTACGGAGATCGAGCAGGTCCTGCTCGACGGCCTGGCGGATGCCCTGGGCCTTGGCCGCGAGTTCACCTTCGCCGGAGGCGGAGGCGGTTCGCTGCAGGATTCGGCTTCGTCGGCATCGCTGGCTGCCCTGCTGGCTGCGCTGCAGCGCAGCAACCCGGACTGGCGCGAACACGGCGTGGACGGCACCGAGACGGTGTACGTCACTGCCGAGACCCACTCGTCACTGGCCAAGGCCGTGCGTGTGGCCGGGCTCGGCGCGCGAGCATTGCGGATCGTCCCCTTCACCCAGGGCACGCTGTCCATGTCGGCGGATGCCCTGGCAGACATGCTGGCCAAGGACACGGCCGCCGGAAAGAGGCCGGTCATGGTCTGTCCGACCGTGGGAACAACCGGCACGGGTGCCATCGACCCCGTGAGAGAGGTCGCGCTGGCAGCGCGTACGTACGAGGCGTGGGTGCACGTCGACGCCGCATGGGCAGGAGTCGCGGCGTTGTGTCCCGAGTTCCGCTGGCTCCTGGACGGCGTGAACCTTGTCGACTCGTTCTGCACCGACGCACACAAGTGGTTCTACACCGCCTTCGACGCCTCGTTCATGTGGGTGAGGGATGCCCGAGCGCTGCCCACCGCGCTGTCCATCACACCGGAGTACCTGCGTAACGCTGCGACCGAATCGGGCGAAGTCATCGACTACCGCGACTGGCAGGTCCCGTTGGGCCGTCGTATGCGTGCGTTGAAGATCTGGTCGGTGGTGCACGGGGCCGGACTGGAAGGCCTGCGCGAAAGCATCCGCGGCCACGTCGCCATGGCCAACTCCTTGGCCGGCCGGATCGAGAGCGAGTCGGGCTTCGCCCTGGCCACCCCGCCATCACTGGCACTCGTATGTCTGTACCTCGTCGACCAGGAAGGGCGCCCCGACGACGCCGCTACCAAGGCAGCAATGGAGGCGGTCAACGCCGAAGGGCATTCCTTCCTCACGCACACATCGGTCAACGGTCACTTCGCGATTCGCGTCGCCATCGGCGCGACGACGACGCTGCCCGACCACATCGACACCCTGTGGGACTCGCTGTGCAAAGCCGCTCGCCAGAGCGGTGGATGA
- a CDS encoding class I SAM-dependent methyltransferase, with translation MAPENKPDGVRAREGGVAAQDGLAANRALWDHLAEIHGTDPGDRSYDVQAFLAGGETLRGIERELAGDVAGRDLLHLQCHFGMDTLNWARLGARVTGVDFSSKAIARARTLAEQAGLAAEFVEADTQCLPDALAGQFDLVVATYGVLSWIGDLGAWMGGAATALRPGGRLVLVDLHPLFQTVLTFDPLVADWPYGGGAPQHDAMTGTYAHAEAFSEPRKSTQYPYSVGDIVTAAASAGLIVERLGEHTETETDGRHILPQGPDGLYRFPFSDTYLPILYSLTAALPPAPDGHPRDPGGAVGHDAAGQTPRGDRQQ, from the coding sequence ATGGCTCCTGAAAACAAACCTGACGGCGTACGTGCCCGCGAGGGTGGTGTGGCGGCCCAGGACGGCCTCGCGGCCAACCGGGCTCTTTGGGACCACCTCGCCGAAATCCACGGAACTGACCCCGGAGACCGGTCGTACGACGTGCAGGCATTCCTCGCCGGAGGGGAGACGCTTCGCGGGATTGAGCGAGAACTCGCGGGCGACGTGGCAGGCAGGGATCTCCTCCACCTGCAGTGCCACTTCGGGATGGACACCCTGAACTGGGCGCGCCTGGGCGCACGCGTCACCGGTGTGGACTTCTCCTCCAAAGCGATCGCACGGGCACGGACCTTGGCGGAACAGGCCGGTCTGGCCGCGGAGTTCGTGGAAGCGGACACCCAGTGCCTCCCCGACGCTCTGGCGGGCCAGTTCGACCTGGTCGTCGCCACCTACGGGGTCCTGTCGTGGATCGGCGACCTCGGCGCCTGGATGGGCGGTGCGGCGACGGCGCTGCGTCCGGGCGGCCGACTGGTACTCGTGGACCTTCACCCCCTGTTCCAGACGGTGCTCACGTTCGACCCCTTGGTGGCCGACTGGCCCTACGGTGGCGGCGCACCGCAGCACGACGCGATGACGGGCACGTACGCCCACGCCGAAGCTTTCTCCGAGCCGAGGAAGTCCACTCAGTATCCGTATTCGGTCGGCGACATCGTGACGGCGGCCGCTTCGGCGGGTCTGATCGTGGAGCGTCTCGGCGAGCACACCGAAACCGAGACCGACGGGCGTCACATCCTGCCGCAGGGCCCGGACGGCCTGTACCGGTTCCCGTTCAGCGACACCTACCTGCCCATCCTGTATTCGCTCACCGCAGCTCTCCCGCCCGCACCCGACGGACACCCGAGGGACCCCGGCGGTGCGGTCGGGCACGATGCGGCGGGGCAGACGCCTCGTGGTGACCGCCAGCAGTGA
- a CDS encoding PhzF family phenazine biosynthesis protein codes for MDAADLDPELPPEVLSTGLRYLMVPVRGNALERAQIARDLDAPLAAVGAQFAYLLDAAALEGRHWNNDGKLEDVATGSGAGCAAAYLRRHSRIGDGETVTLHQGRHTGRAGQMAISAYGQGQNIRLVTVGGEVAFVGEGHLRELPA; via the coding sequence TTGGACGCCGCCGACCTGGACCCGGAACTGCCCCCAGAAGTGCTGTCCACAGGACTTCGGTACCTCATGGTCCCTGTGCGCGGCAACGCACTGGAACGCGCCCAGATCGCCCGAGACCTCGACGCCCCCCTGGCTGCTGTCGGCGCACAGTTCGCCTACCTGCTCGACGCCGCCGCGCTGGAGGGCCGCCATTGGAACAACGACGGCAAACTGGAGGATGTGGCCACCGGTTCCGGCGCCGGATGTGCCGCCGCCTACCTGCGCCGACACAGCCGGATCGGCGACGGAGAGACCGTCACCCTGCACCAGGGGCGCCACACTGGCCGCGCCGGCCAGATGGCGATCAGCGCATATGGCCAAGGGCAGAACATCCGCTTGGTCACGGTGGGCGGCGAGGTGGCGTTCGTTGGTGAAGGGCACCTCAGGGAGCTGCCCGCATGA
- a CDS encoding MarR family transcriptional regulator, producing the protein MPGHRSITEAEKLAAAKLGGIPIRHEQMAVVANIHRAASAVRQHLENSVLRGSDLTWTAFVVLWVVWIWGESETRHVAEEAGISKGTLTGVARTLEARGLMRRGGHPTDGRLVLLSLTDEGEELMRRVFPQFNEEEAFVAEQLDDDECRSVADGLRRVVLQVEEHGEERRRALLNGAEPALRRSGRRPKPKA; encoded by the coding sequence GTGCCCGGCCATCGATCCATCACCGAAGCCGAGAAGCTGGCCGCTGCGAAGCTCGGCGGCATCCCGATCCGCCATGAGCAGATGGCTGTGGTGGCCAATATCCACCGGGCGGCCTCGGCGGTACGGCAGCATCTGGAGAACTCCGTGCTCCGTGGATCCGATCTCACCTGGACGGCGTTCGTCGTGCTCTGGGTGGTCTGGATCTGGGGCGAGTCGGAGACCCGGCACGTGGCTGAGGAAGCGGGGATCTCCAAGGGCACACTCACTGGGGTCGCGCGCACGCTGGAGGCTCGGGGGCTCATGCGGCGGGGCGGTCATCCCACCGACGGGAGGCTGGTTCTGCTCAGCCTCACGGACGAGGGTGAGGAACTGATGCGGCGGGTGTTTCCGCAGTTCAACGAGGAGGAGGCATTCGTGGCCGAGCAGCTGGACGACGACGAGTGCCGCAGCGTCGCGGACGGACTGCGGCGAGTTGTGCTCCAGGTCGAGGAGCACGGCGAGGAGCGTCGGCGCGCCCTGCTGAACGGTGCCGAGCCCGCCCTGCGTCGCAGTGGTCGCCGTCCGAAGCCGAAGGCGTGA
- a CDS encoding TetR/AcrR family transcriptional regulator — protein sequence MPKIVDHDARREEIIEAVWRLVARRGFAALNMRDLAAEAGFTNGALARYFPTKAAILRASLERANAATEQRAARTIAGADGLNAFRKFCVEIMPLDDERLNEARVVIGFWNYAVADQELIGVYDQAISRWRDQMLSYLRTAAEAGEINPSCDLDAFLDLAMATLMGLQINAIFAARLTTPSRQLRILDGLIAGLQTGTS from the coding sequence ATGCCCAAGATCGTGGACCACGACGCGCGGCGTGAAGAGATCATCGAAGCCGTATGGCGCCTTGTCGCGCGGCGAGGATTCGCGGCGCTGAACATGCGGGATCTCGCCGCCGAAGCTGGATTCACCAACGGTGCGCTCGCACGATACTTTCCCACCAAAGCAGCGATTCTGCGGGCCTCGCTGGAGCGCGCCAATGCGGCCACCGAGCAGCGGGCCGCCCGCACCATCGCCGGCGCCGACGGCCTGAACGCGTTCCGCAAGTTCTGCGTCGAGATCATGCCCCTGGACGACGAGCGCCTCAATGAGGCCCGCGTGGTCATCGGCTTCTGGAACTACGCGGTGGCCGATCAGGAACTGATCGGCGTCTACGACCAGGCGATATCGCGCTGGCGCGATCAGATGCTCTCGTATCTGCGCACTGCGGCCGAAGCGGGAGAGATCAACCCATCCTGCGATCTCGATGCGTTCTTGGACCTTGCGATGGCCACGCTGATGGGACTCCAGATCAACGCGATCTTCGCGGCTCGCCTGACCACACCCTCCCGCCAGTTGCGGATACTCGACGGACTCATCGCGGGGCTGCAGACCGGCACCTCATGA